The following are encoded together in the Corticium candelabrum chromosome 1, ooCorCand1.1, whole genome shotgun sequence genome:
- the LOC134190200 gene encoding collagen triple helix repeat-containing protein 1-like: MFSFSVTVLVLIQVIATSGGQSVSDERNQQTCVSAGVPGVPGSPGVNGSPGRDGMKGEKGMNGEKGLVGDDGRQGIKGEEGRKGEKGIKGERGLVGDVGGKGNAGKIGPQGQDGPQGPQCLQGIKGGTGRKGEKGEAVTLNWKQCVWNRGDGTNSGLIQNCNFRKHDSNSALHVAYAGTLRVYCTGGSCCSRWYFTFNGNECSGPMTIEGVVFGNPANDNPHRHRQIEGYCENIPAGQVTIGFNIGNCKGYSTYDGNTGYFTVSRIMMTEVPPSQNCN; the protein is encoded by the exons atgttttcattttctgtGACAGTTCTGgtgctcattcaagtcattgctacttctggtggtcaaagtgtgtcggatgagagaaatcagcag acatgtgtgtctgctggTGTTCCTGGAGTACCTGGATCACCTGGAGTAAATGGATCACCCGGACGagatggaatgaaaggagaaaaggggatgaatggagagaaaggattaGTGGGAGATGATGGTCGACAAGGAAtaaaaggagaagaaggaaggaaaggagagaaagggaTAAAGGGGGAGAGAGGATTGGTTGGAGATGTCGGTGGTAAAGGTAATGCTGGGAAGATAGGCCCACAAGGCCAAGATGGTCCACAAGGCCCACAATGTCTACAAGGGATAAAAGGAGGAACAGGaagaaaaggagagaaaggagaagctgtgacactcaactggaaacagtgtgtgtggaatAGAGGGGATGGTACAAACAGCGGTCTGATTCAG aactgtaattttaggaaacatgacagcaattcagctctacatgttgcatatgcaggTACTCTCAGGGTTTACTGCACCGGTGGTTCTtgctgttctcgatggtattttacattcaacggtaacgagtgcagtggacctatgacTATTGAGGGAGTTGTGTTTGGTAATCCAGCTAATGATAATCCTCaccgtcacagacagattgagggatactgtgagaacattcctgcaggtcaagtcacaattggattcaacattgGAAACTGTAAGGGATACTCGACTTATGATGGCAATACAGGCTATTTTACGGTATCTCGCATTATGATGACAgaagttcctccatcacaaaa CTGCAACTAA
- the LOC134186757 gene encoding collagen triple helix repeat-containing protein 1-like, with product MFSFFVTVLVVIQFISTSGGQSVSDEKSQQMCVSAGVPGVNGSPGRDGMKGEKGTNGEKGIKGKRGLVGDVGGKGNAGKLGPQGPKGLQGRKGETGKKGEKGEAVTLNWKQCVWNREDPKDSGLIQNCNFRKHDSNSALHVAYAGNLRVYCFSGYCCSRWYFTFNGNECSGPMTIEGVVYGSPANDNPHRHRQIEGYCENIPAGQVTIGFNIGKCKQYSTTYDGQSGSFSASRITIAEVPPSQK from the exons atgttttcattctttGTGACAGTTCTGGTAGTCATTCAATTCATTTCTACTTCTGGTGGTCAAAGTGTGTCAGATGAGAAAAGTCAGCAG atgtgtgtgtctgccggTGTTCCTGGAGTAAATGGATCACCCGGACGagatggaatgaaaggagaaaaGGGGACGAACGGAGAGAAAGGGATAAAGGGGAAGAgaggattagttggagatgtcGGTGGTAAAGGTAATGCTGGGAAGTTAGGCCCACAAGGCCCAAAAGGTCTACAAGGGAGAAAAGGAGAAACAGGaaagaaaggagagaaaggagaagctgtgacactcaactggaaacagtgtgtgtggaatAGAGAGGATCCTAAGGACAGCGGTCTGATTCAG aactgtaattttaggaaacatgacagcaattcagctctacatgttgcatatgcaggaaatCTCAGAGTTTACTGCTTCAGTGGTTACtgctgttctcgatggtattttacattcaacggtaacgagtgcagtggacctatgacTATTGAGGGAGTTGTGTATGGTAGTCCAGCTAATGATAATCCTCaccgtcacagacagattgagggatactgtgagaacattccagcaggtcaagtcacaattggattcaacattgGAAAGTGTAAGCAATACTCGACGACTTATGATGGCCAATCAGGATCTTTTTCGGCATCTCGCATTACGATTGCAgaagttcctccatcacaaaagtgA
- the LOC134192965 gene encoding collagen triple helix repeat-containing protein 1-like has product MFSFSVTVLVLTQVISTSGGQSVSDERNQQMCVSVGVPGVPGSPGVNGSPGVNGSPGRDGMKGEKGMNGEKGLVGDDGRQGIKGEEGRKGEKGIKGERGLVGDVGGKGNAGKIGPQGPEGLQGIKGETGRKGEKGEAVTLNWKQCVWNREDPKDSGLIQNCNFRKHDSNSALHVAYAGTLRVLCSSGRCCSRWYFTFNSNECSGPMTIEGAVRGDPANDNPHRHRQIEGYCENIPAGQVTIGFNIGKCKGYLTTYDGWTGSLSVSRIMIAEVPPSQK; this is encoded by the exons atgttttcattttctgtGACAGTTCTGGTGCTCACTCAAGTCATTTCTACTTCTGGTGGTCAAAGTGTGTCggatgagagaaatcagcag atgtgtgtgtctgttggtgttCCTGGAGTACCTGGATCACCTGGAGTAAATGGATCACCTGGAGTAAATGGATCACCCGGACGagatggaatgaaaggagagaaagggatgaatggagagaaaggattaGTGGGAGATGATGGTCGACAAGGAAtaaaaggagaagaaggaaggaaaggagagaaagggaTAAAGGGGGAGAgaggattagttggagatgtTGGTGGTAAAGGTAATGCTGGGAAGATAGGTCCACAAGGCCCAGAAGGTCTACAAGGAATAAAAGGAGAaacaggaaggaaaggagagaaaggagaagctgtgacactcaactggaaacagtgtgtgtggaatAGAGAGGATCCTAAGGACAGCGGTCTGATTCAG aactgtaattttaggaaacatgacagcaattcagctctacatgttgcatatgcaggTACTCTCAGGGTCCTATGCTCCAGTGGTCGAtgctgttctcgatggtattttacattcaacagtaacgagtgcagtggacctatgacTATTGAGGGAGCTGTGCGTGGTGATCCAGCTAATGATAATCCTCaccgtcacagacagattgagggatactgtgagaacattccagcaggtcaagtcacaattggattcaacattgGAAAGTGTAAGGGATACTTGACGACTTATGATGGCTGGACAGGATCTCTGTCGGtatctcgcattatgattgcagaagttcctccatcacaaaagtgA